The Musa acuminata AAA Group cultivar baxijiao chromosome BXJ2-2, Cavendish_Baxijiao_AAA, whole genome shotgun sequence genome has a segment encoding these proteins:
- the LOC135605154 gene encoding uncharacterized protein LOC135605154 produces MAMLFNLLSYWLWGRKGRQSPEQSLSSSSDYLTGYRDPDSLKIAAGNVPQIRSNSGRTERKSLSREQQRVDKEYDAVLVHSRGECMGDFDDPDWAIGWLEPHASEFRSESETENGFAVLVPCYARGCYAQVDFSKKHVLGTIGLNNDDHSEGKKDIEQWLAEQLSA; encoded by the exons ATGGCTATGCTTTTTAATCTTCTCTCTTATTGGCTTTGGGGAAGAAAAGGTCGTCAATCTCCCGAGCAATCACTGAGTTCTTCGTCTGATTACCTCACGGGGTACAGGGATCCGGATTCTTTGAAGATTGCAGCAGGTAACGTGCCTCAGATCCGATCGAATTCGGGACGAACCGAGAGGAAGTCGCTTAGCCGGGAGCAGCAGCGAGTTGATAAGGAGTACGACGCAGTCCTTGTCCATTCACGTGGGGAATGCATGGGTGATTTTGATGATCCGGATTGGGCGATTGGGTGGTTGGAACCGCATGCATCCGAGTTCCGGTCTGAGAGCGAGACGGAGAACGGCTTTGCCGTCTTGGTCCCATGCTATGCGCGAGGTTGCTACGCGCAGGTTGATTTCTCCAAGAAGCATGTTTTGGGTACTATTGGTCTCAACAACGATGACCATTCTG AAGGCAAAAAGGATATCGAACAGTGGCTTGCAGAACAATTGTCAGCATGA